One stretch of Anabrus simplex isolate iqAnaSimp1 chromosome 3, ASM4041472v1, whole genome shotgun sequence DNA includes these proteins:
- the LOC137499000 gene encoding uncharacterized protein, with product MDSKRAKNFTEQDKNILLDIVEQFISVIGNKRTDATSVKEKNTAWEEITKLYNANCQSGPRLPKQLHYLYDTLKRKARQHIADDKVEHYKTGGGTFTPKTDNIDERFIAMVKPQLEPLRNCYDSCAEYLGDVVLDVINPSDDHLQKAPEVVTQTALEVEIQKSPGVVPQTAPIVHKVPEVVTQAVPDVHRAPEVVTPTPTCSRSAAINSDQCNGNGNVIRRKRAAECMADRVIKRKNIKDKYDHEIHEKKLKIMTTEEAVKAREEETSILVLDHMKRCHKLIENKLEIELESARLERQVKLNQLENIQIENELKTLELKIKQAQYDQLKCNIDI from the exons AtggatagcaaaagggcaaaaaacTTCACTGAACAAGACAAAAATATATTGTTAGATATTGTAGAGCAGTTCATAAGTGTTATAGGGAACAAAAGGACTGATGCAACGAGTGTGAAAGAAAAGAATACAGCTTGGGAGGAGATAACAAAATTGTACAATGCTAATTGTCAATCAGGACCCAGGCTCCCGAAACAGCTGCACTATTTGTACGACACATTGAAGAGGAAGGCTCGGCAGCATATTGCAGATGATAAG GTGGAGCATTACAAAACAGGAGGTGGAACATTTACTCCAAAAACAGACAATATAGATGAGAGATTCATTGCAATGGTGAAACCTCAGCTTGAGCCTCTGCGGAATTGTTACGATTCATGTGCTGAATATCTTGGAG ATGTTGTACTAGATGTGATTAATCCATCAGATGATCATCTGCAAAAGGCACCAGAAGTGGTCACCCAAACAGCCCTTGAAGTTGAGATTCAAAAGTCACCAGGAGTCGTCCCCCAAACAGCCCCTATAGTCCATAAGGTACCAGAAGTTGTCACCCAGGCAGTCCCTGATGTCCATAGGGCACCAGAAGTGGTCACCCCAACGCCCACATGCAGTCGATCAGCTGCAATAAACAGTGACCAATGTAATGGTAATGGTAATGTTATAAGAAGGAAGAGGGCAGCAGAGTGCATGGCAGACAGagtaataaaaagaaaaaatattaaagaCAAATATGACCATGAAATtcatgaaaaaaaattgaaaataatgacTACTGAGGAGGCAGTAAAGGCAAGGGAGGAGGAAACCAGTATTTTAGTGTTGGACCATATGAAAAGATGCCATAAACTAATTGAAAATAAACTTGAAATAGAACTGGAGAGTGCAAGATTGGAACGACAAGTGAAATTAAACCAGTTAGAGAATATTCAGATAGAAAATGAACTTAAAACCTTAGAACTTAAGATAAAGCAAGCACAGTATGATCAATTAAAGTGCAACATTGATATTTAG